The Physeter macrocephalus isolate SW-GA chromosome 13, ASM283717v5, whole genome shotgun sequence genome window below encodes:
- the LOC129392672 gene encoding importin-5-like, with product MAAAAAEQQQFYLLLGNLLSPDNVVRKQAEETYENIPGQSKITFLLQAIRNTTAAEEARQMAAVLLRRLLSSAFDEVYPTLPTDVQSAIKSELLMIIQMETQSSMRKKICDIAAELARNLIGMCANTFIITLLKKMSTYIFF from the exons ATGGCGGCCGCCGCGGCGGAGCAGCAACAGTTCTACCTGCTCCTTGGAAACCTGCTCAGCCCCGACAATGTGGTCCGGAAACAGGCAGAG GAAACCTATGAGAATATCCCAGGCCAGTCCAAGATCACATTCCTTTTACAAGCCATCAGAAATACAACAGCTGCTGAGGAG GCTAGACAAATGGCTGCCGTTCTCCTAAGACGTCTTTTGTCCTCTGCATTTGATGAAGTCTATCCAACTCTTCCCACTGATGTTCAGAGTGCCATCAAGAGTGAGCTACTAATGATTATTCAAATGGAAACACAGTCTagcatgaggaaaaaaatttgtgATATTGCCGCAGAGCTGGCCAGGAATTTGATAGGTATGTGTGCAAATACGTTTATCATTACGTTATTGAAGAAAAtgagtacatatatctttttttaa